The window GTCGAACATGACGGAAGTCATCGAGTACGACGTCACGCGCAATCTCGACCTTTATAGCGCGGCGCTGGAGACCGTGGCACAGCGGCTGGCGGATCCCGAGGTGGCGACGCTGTCCGACCACGTGCGCCGCATGGCGCTGTTCGGCGGCATGATCCGCGCCGAGGATCTCGGGTCCATCCTGGTATCGGACCGGCAGGGCCAGGCCATCCTGGACTCCAGGGCGGAGCCGCCGCGCCCGCTCCATTTCGGCGACCGCGACTATTTCCTGGTCCATGCGCGCGGGCAGGCCAAGGGCCTTTACGTCAGCAAGCCGTTCCAGGTGCGCACCGGATTCGGCCCCGCCATCGCGCTCAGCCTGGGTCTGAAGGATGCCGGCGGGCAGTTCGCCGGCGTGGTGGTCGGCGGCCTGCGCCTGAGCTATTTCGACCGGCTGTTCGCGCGCATGTCCCTGGGCACCCATGGCACGGTGGCGCTGCTGTATGCCGACGGCAGCGTGGTCGCGCGCCGTCCGGCGATCCCGCTGGACAGTCCCGCCGCGACGCGCAGCGTGCAGGCGGACATGCTGGCCAGGAACACGCAAGGGATCTACCTCGGACGCTCCGTGCGCGACGGCGTCGAGCGCCTCTACGTCTACCGCCGCATCGGCGCCTACCCGCTGTTCGTCGCCGTCGGGGCGGCCACCGGGGACATCTATGCCAGCTGGAAGGCCAGGGCCTGGGCGATCGGCGTACTCGGCGTCCTGTTCAACCTCGCCACGCTGGCGACGGCCTGTCTGTTCGCCAGGCAGCTCGAAGGACGGCTGGCGGAGCAGCGCCGGCATGCCGAGCTCGCGGCCACGGACGGGCTGACCGGCCTGGCGAACCGGCGCGCCCTCGACGAGCGGCTGGCCCAGGAGACGCGGCGCGCCGCGCGCGGGCAGCACTCGATCGCCGTGCTGATGGTCGATGTCGACCATTTCAAGGCCTACAACGACCACTACGGCCACCTGCGCGGGGACAGCGCCCTGCGCGCGGTCGCCGAGTGCGTGCGCGCCAATGTGCGCCGGCCGGGCGACCTGGCCGCCCGCTACGGCGGCGAGGAGTTCTGCGTGGTGCTGCCCGACACCGACCTCGCCAGCGCAGGCGTGGTGGCGGAGAACATCCGCCGTGCCATCCAGGCGCTGGCCCTTCCGCACGCGCGCAGCCCTGTCGGCATGCTGACCGTCAGCATCGGTGGCGCCGCCGGCACACCGCGCCCCGGCGACGATACCTATATGGAGGCGTTGGCCGCGGAGGCCGACGCCCAGCTCTACCGCGCCAAGGCACTGGGACGCAACCGCTGCATGCCGCAGCCTGCCACCGCCGAGGCCGGCGCCCCGCCATGTGTGCCTGTTGCACCACCCGAGGGATAGCGGGCTGCATAGCGGGATGCATACGGGCTGCATTACGGGCTGCCATCGCATGGTCACGGTTCCGCGTTAAGCTCGCCCATCGAGGCGTGCATCCGCCGCGCCCGCGCCACCGCCCGGAAGCCATGCCCGCCGGCACTGCGCTTGCCCGCCGCCAGGCGCCCGCGTCGACGCGTCCCGGATGCACGGATCTGGTGCGCAGCGAAGCATCGTGGTGCCGGTCGGCGGCGCCGGCGGGCGGCGGACAAGGCATGCTCCTTGCTCAAGCCTCTTTACGCCGGCCCGGCACAGACGATGCCGCGTCCAATAAGAAGGAGAGACGCAATGAAGCCATTCGATGAGATGCTGCAATCCGGCGACTTGGTGCGGGCGCCTTACGAGCGCCTGAAGCGATGGCTCGACGTACAGGATCCCGCGAGCCTCGCCAGCAAGGCCCTGGAGGCGGAGAACGTATTCCGCCGCACGGGTATCACCTTCGCTGTCTATGGCGATGAAGAAGCCGCCGAACGGCTGATTCCGTTCGATATCGTGCCCCGCATCCTGTCGGGGCAGGAGTGGACCCGGCTGTCGCAGGGCATCGAGCAGCGCGTGATGGCGCTCAATGCCTTCCTCGACGACATCTACCACCGGCAGGAGATCGTGCGCGCCGGCATCGTGCCGAAGCACCTGATCGCGCAGAACGGTGCCTTCCTGCCGGAGATGATCGACTTCCGGCCGCCTGGCAATGTCTATACGCACATCATCGGCGTCGACATCGTGCGCACCGCCGAGAACCAGTTCTACGTGCTGGAAGACAATGCGCGCACGCCCTCTGGCGTGTCCTATATGCTGGAGAACCGCGAGACCATGATGCAGCTCTTCCCGGAGCTGTTCCAGCAGGTCAAGGTGCGCTCGGTGGAGAACTACCCGCAGATGCTGCGCCAGTCGCTGGCCGCGGTCTGCCCGCCGGGCGGCAATGCCGACAACCCGACGGTGGCGGTGCTGACGCCGGGCATCCATAACTCCGCCTACTACGAGCATGCCTTCCTGGCCGACCAGATGGGCGTGCACCTGGTCGAGGGGCGCGACCTGCAGGTGATCGACGGCCGCGTCGCCATGCGCACCACCGAAGGCTTCCAGCCGATCGACGTGCTCTACCGGCGCCTCGACGATGCCTTCCTCGATCCGCTGACCTTCCGCGCCGACTCGGTGCTCGGCGTGCCCGGCATCATGGACGTGTACCGCGCCGGCAATATCACCATCGCCAACGCGCCGGGCACCGGCATCGCCGACGACAAGGCGATCTACTCCTACATGCCGGACATCGTCGAGTTCTATACCGGACGCGCCGCGCTGCTGGAAAACGTGCCGACCTGGCGCTGCGCCGAGGCCGACAGCCTGCAATACGTGCTGGAGCACCTGGAAGAGCTGGTGGTCAAGGAAGTGCACGGCTCCGGCGGCTACGGCATGCTGGTCGGCCCGGCTGCCTCGCGCGCGGAGCGCGAGGCCTTCGCCGCCAAGCTGCGCGCGCGCCCGTCGAACTACATCGCCCAGCCCACGCTGGCGCTGTCGACCACGCCCATCCTGACCGAGCGGGGGCTGGCACCGCGCCACGTCGACCTGCGCCCCTTCGTGCTGGTCTCGGACCGCATCCGCATCACCCCCGGCGGCCTCACGCGCGTCGCGCTCAAGGAGGGCTCGCTGGTGGTCAACTCCAGCCAGGGAGGAGGAACCAAGGACACCTGGGTCCTGGCCGACTGAGCGCAGGCGTACATCGCACCGCACATCGCACGCAAGGAGTGCGGGCGCCCGCGCGGCGCCCCGCCAACGATAACGATCGGAATGGAAGAGATATGCTTCTTGGACGGACGGCAAGCGGACTCTATTGGATGTACCGCTACATCGAGCGCGCGGAGAACACAGCGCGCATCGTCGACGTGGGCCTGCGCATGGCCCTTACGCGCGCCGACGACGCACCGGCGGAATGGTCGTCGGTGCTGGTCAGCTCCGGCGCCGACGAAGGATACCGGCAGAAGTACGAGCAGTTCTCGGTGGAGAGCGCGATCGACTTCCTGCTGCGCGACCGCGACAACGGTTCCAGCGTGCTGTCTTGCATCGAGCACGCACGCGCCAATGCGCGCATGGTGCGCACGGCGCTGACGCGGGAGACCTGGGAGAGCATCAATTGCGCCTGGCTGGAGCTCAGGCGCGGGCTGGCCCAGCCGCTGGTGCAGAGCGAGCTGCCGGCGCTGCTGGACCGCATCAAGCGCGAGACCGCGCTGATCGTGGGCAGCTTCTACAGCACCATGCTGCGCAACGAGATCTTCGACTTCGCGCAGATCGGCGCCTTCATCGAGCGCGCCGACAACACCGCGCGCATCCTCGACGTCAAGTACCACCTGCTGCTGCCGTCGGTGTCGCATGTCGGCACCATCCTCGACAATTATCAGTGGGAGGCCATCCTGCGCTCCGTCGCCGCGCACCGTTCCTACCGCTGGGTCTATGACGTGCAGTACAAGCCCATCCACATCGCCGACTATCTCATCCTCAACGGCCGCATGCCGCGTTCCCTGCGCTTCGCCTGCGGCCGCGTGGTCACCAGCCTGCAGCACCTGGCCGACGACTACGGCCTCACGCACGCTTGTCATGAAACGGCTGCCAGGATCCAGCGCACGCTGGCCGACAGCACCGTCGAACGGATCTTCAAGAGCGGCCTGCATGAATTCCTGACGGACTTCATCCACCGCAACAACAGCCTCGGCATCGAGATCGCCAACGCGTACAACTTCGACTGAGATCCCATCATGCGCCTTGCCATCCGCCATATCTCGCGCTTCCAGCTCGACGACCACGCAGCCTACGCGCTGCAACGCCTGCACCTGCGGCCGCAGAGCGGCCCGGGCCAGACGGTGCGAGCGTGGCAGGTCACCATCGACGGCATCGAGCCGATGCTGACCTATGCGGACGGGCTGGGCAACCAGACCGACCTGGTGCGGCACGAAGGCGACAAGCCCGAGGTCGTGATCGTCGCCGCCGGCGTGGTCGAGACCCACGACTGCGCCGGCGTGCTGGGGCAGGGCGATTCCTATGCCCCGCCCTGGCTGTTCGAGCGCGAGACCGAGCTGACCCGTGCCGGCGACGCGGTCGCCGCGCTGGCCGCCGAGGTGCCGGGCGAAACGCCGGGCCTCGAAGTGCTGCACTGGCTGATGACGGCCATCCACGGCCGCGTTGCCTACACGCCGGAGCGTGCCGCCGAGGCGCCGGCCGATGCCGAGGCGGCGCTGGCCAGCGGCGAAGGCTCGAGCCGCGACTACGCGCACGTGTTCATCGCCGCGGCGCGCGCGCTCAAGATCCCGGCCCGTTTCATCTCGGGCTACCTGATGACCGACAGCCCGGCGCGCCGCCTGGCGGAATCCCTGCGGCTGCCCGCCGGTGCGCTGGAAGCAGCCGCCGAGGCCGGCCGGCGGCAGCCGGCGGAGCAGGACGGCGAGGTCGCGGTCGAGGATGAGGACGAGGCGGAAACGGGCGGCACGCCGCCCGCCACGCGGGATGCCGCCGGCGAGGCGCCCGCACGGCAGCGGCCGGCGGCGGCGGTGGCGCAGCCGCCCTCGGCCCACGCCTGGGCGGAAGCCTTTGTCGAAGGACTGGGCTGGGTCGGCTTCGACCCCTTCCTGAACCGTTGTCCCGACGAGCGCTATGTGCGCATCGCGGCCGGGCTCGACTACCGCGATGCCATGCCGGTGATGGGGCCGGGCGCGCGGGCGGTCGGTGTCGAGATCAGTGTGATCCCGGCGCCCGAACTGGTCTGAGCCGCCGGCGCTCCGCTGCCCGCTCCGGCGGACGGCGGAGGGACCGGCCCCTTGCCTGGCCGCTTGCCCCCAACGACCCTTTACCTGCGTACCCGCTTACCTGTTTGCCAGTTTGAACGTTTGACCGTCCGCCTTTCCGATCTTCCGTAACGCACGGCCACGCTATGCCCATTCACGTCGCGCTCCACCACGTCACCCGCTACCGCTACGACCGCTCCGTCCGCCTCGGGCCCCAGGTCGTGCGCCTGCGGCCCGCCCCGCACTGCCGCACGCCGATCCTGTCGTACTCGCTGCGCGTCGAGCCGGCGCAGCATTTCGTCAACTGGCAGCAGGACCCCTTCGCCAACTACATGGCCCGGCTGGTGTTCCCGGAGCCGACACGCAGCCTGGAGATCACCGTCGACCTGGTGGCGGAGATGTCCGTCTACAACCCCTTCGACTTCTTCCTCGAAGAGAGCGCGCAGACCTTCCCGTTCCGCTACGACGAGGCCCAGCGGCAGGAGCTGGCACCGTACCTGGCCTGCGATTCCGCGACGGGGGGGGCGCCAGCGTTCCGTGCCTACCTCGACAGCATCGACCGCGAGCCCGCCCGCACCATCGATTTCCTGGTGGCGCTGAACCAGCGGCTGCAGCACGACATCCGCTACCTGGTGCGGATGGAGCCGGGCGTGCAGACGCCGGAGCAGACGCTGCAGCTCGCCTCCGGCTCCTGCCGGGACAGCGGCTGGCTGCTGGTGCAGTTGTGCCGCCACCTCGGGCTGGCGGCCCGCTTCGTCTCCGGCTACCTGATCCAGCTCACGCCGGACGTGAAGTCGCTCGACGGTCCCAGCGGCACCGAGGTCGACTTCACCGACCTGCATGCCTGGTGCGAGGTCTACCTGCCGGGCGCCGGCTGGATCGGGCTCGACCCCACCTCGGGCCTGCTGGCGGGCGAGGGGCATATTCCGCTTGCCTGTACGCCGCATCCCAGCAGCGCGGCGCCGGTGGACGGGCTGATCGATGAATGCGAGGTGGAGTTCGAGCACGAGATGCGCGTCACCCGCATCTACGAGTCGCCGCGCGTCACCAAGCCCTATACCGAGGAACAATGGCAGCAGGTG of the Cupriavidus malaysiensis genome contains:
- a CDS encoding alpha-E domain-containing protein — protein: MLLGRTASGLYWMYRYIERAENTARIVDVGLRMALTRADDAPAEWSSVLVSSGADEGYRQKYEQFSVESAIDFLLRDRDNGSSVLSCIEHARANARMVRTALTRETWESINCAWLELRRGLAQPLVQSELPALLDRIKRETALIVGSFYSTMLRNEIFDFAQIGAFIERADNTARILDVKYHLLLPSVSHVGTILDNYQWEAILRSVAAHRSYRWVYDVQYKPIHIADYLILNGRMPRSLRFACGRVVTSLQHLADDYGLTHACHETAARIQRTLADSTVERIFKSGLHEFLTDFIHRNNSLGIEIANAYNFD
- a CDS encoding circularly permuted type 2 ATP-grasp protein, translated to MKPFDEMLQSGDLVRAPYERLKRWLDVQDPASLASKALEAENVFRRTGITFAVYGDEEAAERLIPFDIVPRILSGQEWTRLSQGIEQRVMALNAFLDDIYHRQEIVRAGIVPKHLIAQNGAFLPEMIDFRPPGNVYTHIIGVDIVRTAENQFYVLEDNARTPSGVSYMLENRETMMQLFPELFQQVKVRSVENYPQMLRQSLAAVCPPGGNADNPTVAVLTPGIHNSAYYEHAFLADQMGVHLVEGRDLQVIDGRVAMRTTEGFQPIDVLYRRLDDAFLDPLTFRADSVLGVPGIMDVYRAGNITIANAPGTGIADDKAIYSYMPDIVEFYTGRAALLENVPTWRCAEADSLQYVLEHLEELVVKEVHGSGGYGMLVGPAASRAEREAFAAKLRARPSNYIAQPTLALSTTPILTERGLAPRHVDLRPFVLVSDRIRITPGGLTRVALKEGSLVVNSSQGGGTKDTWVLAD
- a CDS encoding diguanylate cyclase, which produces MLKPIVNKPKRLIGVALSFSLAVTAGAAISLYEMRVDAFERAREAASNMTEVIEYDVTRNLDLYSAALETVAQRLADPEVATLSDHVRRMALFGGMIRAEDLGSILVSDRQGQAILDSRAEPPRPLHFGDRDYFLVHARGQAKGLYVSKPFQVRTGFGPAIALSLGLKDAGGQFAGVVVGGLRLSYFDRLFARMSLGTHGTVALLYADGSVVARRPAIPLDSPAATRSVQADMLARNTQGIYLGRSVRDGVERLYVYRRIGAYPLFVAVGAATGDIYASWKARAWAIGVLGVLFNLATLATACLFARQLEGRLAEQRRHAELAATDGLTGLANRRALDERLAQETRRAARGQHSIAVLMVDVDHFKAYNDHYGHLRGDSALRAVAECVRANVRRPGDLAARYGGEEFCVVLPDTDLASAGVVAENIRRAIQALALPHARSPVGMLTVSIGGAAGTPRPGDDTYMEALAAEADAQLYRAKALGRNRCMPQPATAEAGAPPCVPVAPPEG